A single Rubrivivax gelatinosus IL144 DNA region contains:
- the tssF gene encoding type VI secretion system baseplate subunit TssF encodes MDTLLPHYERELAWFDEASKAFAQRYPRVAGRLAGGAELMADPHVERLIQAVALLGARLHRRLDVEMPRIAEALLEVLHPEALRPFPSCSVVRFTAERSLGQMSSARCIPRGTLLHSAPVQGVACRFTSAYEVWLAPLRVSEAGHRPAATVAVPAAARPAAWFSVQLQLASAAAQWATLGLPALRLFIDAPPSQTAALRAALLDHVQAVWLDDGHGPRPVADAAPREVGFGDDESLLDEGADERGAERLLGEYFAFPAKFDFVDLPLPAALRDSQARSVTLHYALGARPGGRTPAWPELDGLGAAQLMPGCTPVVNRFHQRAEPIRVTQARESYPVLVDARHPAAYEVHQVERVRRTRQGEHGCRFEELPPLYSLRHASAASAACCATCGWSTRRDAERAALSPGHELELTLVDTALAPQRAESETLSLDVVAGNRDLPTMLVPGPHGGELQADDGGPAESIVLLRRPTPTARPAPALDAPWRLVSLLALARTPVAAAGLAGLREWLALHDAAGIGAAPGIAAGLRQLDCQTAEAWWPGPPAPCLVRGQDIRLEVDEPAFVGSGAGLFGRVLAHALARRAPVNSFVRLRLQAAADGSLLFDGGRRSGRALLV; translated from the coding sequence ATGGACACGCTGCTGCCGCACTACGAGCGCGAGCTCGCCTGGTTCGACGAAGCCTCCAAGGCCTTCGCGCAGCGCTACCCGCGTGTCGCGGGCCGTCTTGCCGGCGGCGCCGAGCTGATGGCCGATCCGCACGTCGAGCGGCTGATCCAGGCCGTCGCGCTGCTCGGCGCGCGGCTGCATCGCCGGCTGGACGTCGAGATGCCGCGCATCGCCGAAGCCCTGCTCGAAGTGCTGCACCCGGAGGCGCTGCGCCCTTTCCCGTCGTGCAGCGTCGTGCGCTTCACGGCCGAACGCAGCCTGGGCCAGATGAGCAGCGCACGCTGCATTCCGCGGGGCACGCTGCTGCACAGCGCGCCGGTGCAGGGCGTGGCCTGCCGCTTCACCAGCGCCTACGAGGTCTGGCTGGCGCCGCTGCGCGTCAGCGAGGCCGGCCATCGCCCGGCGGCAACCGTGGCGGTGCCGGCGGCAGCACGCCCGGCGGCCTGGTTCTCGGTGCAGCTGCAGCTCGCCTCGGCCGCCGCGCAGTGGGCGACGCTGGGTCTGCCGGCCTTGCGGCTGTTCATCGACGCCCCACCGTCGCAGACGGCGGCGCTTCGTGCCGCGCTGCTGGACCACGTGCAAGCGGTCTGGCTGGACGACGGCCACGGCCCGCGCCCGGTGGCCGACGCCGCCCCGCGCGAGGTCGGATTCGGCGACGACGAGAGCCTGCTCGACGAGGGCGCCGACGAACGCGGCGCCGAACGCCTGCTGGGCGAATACTTCGCCTTCCCCGCCAAGTTCGACTTCGTCGACCTGCCGCTGCCGGCGGCGCTGCGCGACAGCCAGGCCCGGAGCGTGACGCTGCACTACGCGCTCGGTGCCCGCCCGGGTGGCCGCACGCCCGCCTGGCCCGAACTCGACGGGCTGGGCGCGGCGCAGCTCATGCCCGGCTGCACCCCGGTGGTCAACCGCTTCCACCAGCGTGCCGAGCCGATCCGGGTGACGCAGGCCCGCGAGTCCTACCCGGTGCTCGTCGACGCCCGCCATCCCGCGGCCTACGAGGTGCACCAGGTCGAACGCGTGCGCCGCACACGCCAGGGCGAACACGGCTGCCGCTTCGAAGAGCTGCCGCCGCTGTACTCGCTGCGCCACGCCTCGGCGGCCTCCGCCGCCTGCTGCGCCACCTGCGGCTGGAGCACGCGCCGTGATGCCGAACGCGCCGCGCTGTCGCCGGGCCACGAACTCGAGCTGACGCTGGTCGACACCGCGCTTGCGCCACAACGGGCGGAGAGCGAGACGCTGTCGCTGGACGTCGTCGCCGGCAACCGTGACCTGCCGACGATGCTCGTTCCCGGGCCCCACGGTGGCGAGCTGCAGGCCGACGACGGCGGCCCGGCCGAGAGCATCGTGCTGCTGCGCCGCCCGACGCCGACCGCCAGGCCGGCGCCGGCCCTGGACGCCCCCTGGCGCCTGGTGTCGCTGCTCGCGCTGGCACGCACGCCGGTCGCCGCCGCCGGGCTCGCCGGCTTGCGTGAATGGCTGGCGCTGCACGACGCCGCCGGCATCGGCGCCGCCCCGGGTATCGCCGCCGGCCTGCGCCAGCTCGATTGCCAGACCGCCGAGGCCTGGTGGCCCGGGCCGCCGGCGCCCTGCCTGGTGCGAGGCCAGGACATCCGTCTCGAGGTCGACGAACCGGCCTTCGTCGGCTCCGGCGCCGGCCTGTTCGGCCGGGTGCTCGCGCACGCGCTGGCACGACGGGCGCCGGTCAACAGCTTCGTGCGCCTGCGGCTGCAGGCCGCGGCCGACGGCTCGCTGCTGTTCGACGGCGGCCGCCGCAGCGGGCGGGCGCTGCTCGTCTGA
- the tssG gene encoding type VI secretion system baseplate subunit TssG: MARSPIERLLAEPAAFAPYPALRLLRRWLAADGRPGRPRLRWRASTAMSAPAAEIESLRLRPAESGEAAEFELVAAFGSLLGLHGALPAAYTETLLERRDPAALAFVELFQQRLGEWGEQAWRHARPALDAETTGPERLLAALQALAGLAGAGLPAPARAFHAGALATGRPSAAALERVLAHQFDTRVRVHAWQGRWHRLPSEALGRLGLRAVSLGHDAVAGARVWQRDLDLRLDIGPLPRARFDALLPGADGAGALAAWWQALAGGGLDAEARLLLRAEDRRPAVLGGTCAARLGFDAFLPERGPLQDRAAATLRLAGLSRSAA, encoded by the coding sequence ATGGCCCGTTCCCCGATCGAGCGCCTGCTCGCCGAACCCGCGGCTTTCGCGCCCTATCCGGCGCTGCGGCTGCTGCGGCGCTGGCTGGCCGCCGACGGCCGGCCCGGGCGGCCGCGGCTGCGCTGGCGCGCCAGCACGGCGATGTCGGCACCGGCCGCGGAGATCGAGTCGCTGCGGCTGCGGCCGGCGGAGTCGGGCGAGGCCGCCGAGTTCGAACTCGTCGCCGCCTTCGGCTCGCTGCTCGGCCTGCACGGCGCGCTGCCGGCGGCTTACACCGAAACGCTGCTCGAACGCCGCGACCCGGCCGCACTGGCTTTCGTCGAGCTGTTCCAGCAGCGCCTGGGCGAATGGGGCGAGCAGGCCTGGCGCCACGCACGGCCGGCGCTGGACGCCGAGACCACCGGCCCCGAGCGCCTGCTCGCCGCGCTGCAGGCGCTGGCCGGACTGGCCGGCGCCGGCCTGCCGGCACCCGCGCGGGCTTTTCACGCCGGAGCGCTGGCCACCGGGCGGCCGTCGGCAGCGGCGCTGGAACGCGTGCTGGCGCATCAGTTCGACACCCGGGTGCGTGTGCACGCCTGGCAAGGCCGCTGGCACCGCCTGCCCTCCGAAGCCCTGGGACGGCTGGGTTTGCGCGCCGTCTCGCTGGGCCACGACGCCGTGGCCGGCGCCCGGGTCTGGCAGCGTGACCTGGATCTGCGCCTGGACATCGGCCCGCTGCCGCGCGCCCGCTTCGACGCGCTGCTGCCCGGCGCCGACGGCGCCGGTGCGCTGGCCGCCTGGTGGCAGGCGCTGGCAGGCGGCGGGCTCGACGCCGAGGCCCGCCTGCTGCTGCGCGCCGAGGACCGGCGGCCCGCGGTGCTGGGCGGCACCTGCGCCGCACGGCTGGGTTTCGACGCCTTCCTGCCGGAACGCGGCCCGCTGCAGGACCGCGCCGCGGCCACGCTGCGGCTCGCCGGCCTCAGCCGGAGCGCGGCATGA